The DNA sequence GGGATTTGTGAAGATTACAGACGCGTGGTGATCAACGCTCGCCATGAGCTGATTttaatacgcgcgcgtaacgATAACAATTGTCTGATGGGAAGTTCAGAATTGGAGCCGAAGATTGAATTACTTAAAGTTCAGTGGCGAATGCCGCATGTGTTACTGAACGAGATAAATAAACTGTCGATGCTGCGTGCGCTAGAAAGCGGGCGATACCTCAGCATGGCATTTCGTTCTTGGGATCTCTATGAGTATCCTTTATTGCAAAGCACAACCAAACATTCGTGGGCCATCAAGACCGCTACTCAGCTCGAGAAGCCTCGATACGTCGTTTTCGCTCTGCAGGCTGGTCGGAAGAATAACATGTCTGAAAATATGAGTCGATTCGATCATTGCAAATTAATCAACGCAAAACTCTATTTAAACTCGGAATGTTATCCGTACGATGATTTGAATCtagattttgataaaaataaatggtcGATTCTGTACGATACGTACGCacatttctgtaaaaactatTACGGATATGATTATCTCGAGCCGAATCAATCCGTCACCATGTTTCGACATAATGGTCCATTCGTGATTATCGATTGCTCTCGACAAAACGAATCGATCAAGAGCGCAACCGTGGACGTACGCTTAGAATTTGAATGCAGAGAAAACGTGCCCGCGAACACTACCGCGTACTGTCTCATTATACACGATCGTGTGATTCAGTACAACCCGTTGACCAACGTTGTGCGCAAAATTACCTAAGTGCGGCGCCACTTTTTCTCCAAAACAATATCaagatgatataaaaatttataacgcgTCGAGACGGATCACAGTATTCTCAACGACAGCTGTCATGTCTGTACCAACGTTCGTGGATCTGCAAGGTTTCATCGTGGAGAATTTATCGTTAAGGAATTTGCCTCTCTCAAAGATGGATTTGAACTCACCCACTACATGTTTACACCCACCTATTCATGGGAATACCTTACCAAGGCAGAAAAGACGTCAGGTGGCGTGGTTGAAAGTGAATCATCACGGAATATCATGGGAGGATGGATTGATTCCGCACAGCATGGctagagatttaattacaaagGCAGTGATGGGTACAACTGCAACCAATGATGAAATTGTCGTGTACGTAAAGGGATgcgagaaacgagaatggctGCAGGACTTACTCCTGGACGAGGCGAAAGAGGAAGCTAATGTCGAAAATATCGAGGTGCATTACGAAGACATAAAACCTCTAAATAAGTTGGACATTACGTACACCTTACGTTGTCGGAATCATGTGAACAATTGCGCTTTACAGAATGTATTTAAACTGTTTAATTGGTGGtctagcaataaaaaataattttttatgtgttgtgtattttttatatttccattaCCCGTTTATATTTCCTCTTCcccatttattaattaaaatagttttaagttAGGATAATTagtaggaaaaaataattctaaaacgtttatacaaatacatatttatttattattcaaagcatcatatacaatattgtctgaTGCATAAACCATCAGTTCGCAATCTATGAGCgaagtttttacacatatttcatcTAATAGCTTTACAGCATCGcacttattattaatgttatttcgcTGCAAGCAGTTTACaaatcgattatatttttctttcactaCAAACATATCCCGCGACAATTTAAAGTATACATTATTGACGACATCTTcaagatttagtaaaaattgcaCGGTCAAAGGTTTCATATACAAGgctttgttatttaatgtaaattttacgacACTCCCGTTATGTAATTGACGAGTTCTATAAGAAGATTATCAATCCACAGCGATGTTGTAACGGTGGTTGACTGCAGGAGTCGCTCAATATCCATGCGTTTCTCGATCATTATTACCCAGGTATCACGTGACAGCTGTATCTGATTGCTTTTGTTGTCACCAAGAATCATCTCCACAAAAGGTTCACGTCCCACACTGACTCCGATATCCAAAATATTTGTAGGCAGTGGCGGTAAAGCGAAGCGAATCGCCTTCCCAGGATGCGAGGAGTATAGCGCGGCTGCGATAATGTTCTGcaaaaagaatatatcaagttatagaaaaatatagaaaatatataggatttaaatatatagattttaatttaattaaaaatacttacgatTTATCGCACCCGTCATTCTGTTggatcggaacgtaatagttcatcTCGTACGGTTTCTTTCTTCAGAGCTTCAcaatctgacttccaccaatCAACTGCTGCGGTAACGTTGTTAAGCTTTACCGTTCGTATTCCACTATTTGACTGATGCAATAACGTTGTCGGGagctcttttttatattattatcccCTCCACGAAATACCCCCTTTTTTATCCCCCTCcacaaaaaatctaatttttatcccctccacaaaatatcttttttatcccCTCCccaaatctaattttaacgCACTCACTACCGATTCATTATCTAGAAATTTAAGCTGCCGACGGTTCGGCGCTCCTTGTcgcgaaaaaaatttgttataacaaACCGCTACCGGATATGGTCAgcgatttttgttttatagcTATTCCAAGAGCtgtcgaataaatttatcagctgcCGACGATTCGGCGCTCCgtacgataaatatttttagaaattcgtTTATATCAAGTTGCAACtcgcatattattttacttaaaaaatgtttatactgataagcgaTAGAAAGACccatagataaaaattgtttatacctAATAACTACTTCTAGCCGCAGGgcctaattgtttatatcaagttgcaactcgcatattatttttcttagaaatgtttatactgataagcggtGACCGGCAAGTTATTGTTTATATCTAGTTACAACTGACTTGtagtttacataaatgtttatactgataagcggctACCGACcggtatttgtttatatcaggttacAACTAGCATgttgtttacataaatgtttatactgataagcggcgGCACCCGTTTGTGTGACGtcatcccccctccccccgcgtgacgtcataccctcCCCCGCAAAATACCCCCCCCGCCTCTCACCCCCCCCTGGAGCCCCGTAGTCAGAACCACCCTTATTCCtactaaataatttcaaataaaaattaatttgacatttttgaaaattcacgcataaaaatgttgtattttttaatctgaatTATACATTGTTGTGCAGGTTTTTATCAATGTACATttcctattaatttaattacaaaatttaaaggtATTTGATTTGTGAACTCTGAATAActtaaattgaataatctttaataaatactttat is a window from the Monomorium pharaonis isolate MP-MQ-018 unplaced genomic scaffold, ASM1337386v2 scaffold_462, whole genome shotgun sequence genome containing:
- the LOC118648481 gene encoding uncharacterized protein LOC118648481, coding for MGSSELEPKIELLKVQWRMPHVLLNEINKLSMLRALESGRYLSMAFRSWDLYEYPLLQSTTKHSWAIKTATQLEKPRYVVFALQAGRKNNMSENMSRFDHCKLINAKLYLNSECYPYDDLNLDFDKNKWSILYDTYAHFCKNYYGYDYLEPNQSVTMFRHNGPFVIIDCSRQNESIKSATVDVRLEFECRENVPANTTAYCLIIHDRVIQYNPLTNVVRKIT